The genome window TATGACCAAAGAGAGCAGGTTCGATTTTTGGGCTCCGGTCATTGCCCGCACTTGCTTCCTTCCTTGGTTCGGGCTTCCTCCAACTAGTTCCTCCACCTTTATTCACCAACGGGGGTGGCCGATAAGGTGGGGGTTTATCTGCAGTACTGGAGCTTTCCTTTCCGCTAGTTTCGCCCATCGTAGCTGGCATTCCGTACCTCGTTCTCTCTTGCTCGCTTGGCTTCCTATTATTGAATGATAATACTGGGAAGCTGGGAAGCTGGGAAGCTCCTTCTCCAAACTGGCTCTATCACCGGTTGACTCCCTTCAGGAGCTACCTTTTTCTTTCccctatctttttcttcttctaacagTGGGAATAAAGGAATGATTGGTTCATTTCTCATAACTACTTGGCTCATCCCACTCCCCTGAGCCCCTTTTGGAGTAGAGAACTCCAAATCCAGTCTTCTCTGTAGATTCCCCGTTAGTGTACAGAGCCTACTTACTTCTCCCTTGGTTTCCAAGGAGATTCTTTCCATGCTCTTCAACACTTGGATCATCGTAGCCTGTAGTTCTTCATTAGTTCCCTTTCCTACGGATCTCTCAGATGCAGTTGGGCTCTCTAAGACCACTTGTCCTGATGGGGATGAAGGGTTTTCTGATTGATCTGCCATTTGTGAAGACTTTCCTTCGGATTGTTTTTGCCAAGTTTTCTGGCTTTTCTTTTTGGAcatgcaagatcaagaagtttggatcccaccgggcgtgccaaaactatgttcgcgttaggaatttccgtcggggatgtctcctggccgacgagcacacagctcccctgaaggttggcgccggttgagggctgctgtcagGCTTCTGCTTCGCTGTcgggcgttgtcgggcaagtctcgtcgggcaaggctcttTGGGCAaggctcttcgggcaaggctgaaagagaaggacagcgttaactttgagaggtgcctttgtggggccttaggtgtaggccttgaggctcacaatcaaggttaacatttaggtgctcaggcgtgccactgccatctttagcatggcagatgtaaaatggatatCGCTTTAGttgcatatatgtatgtatccaagaaaccgtgttagttataacaggtgcctttgtggggccttaggtgtaggccttgaggcttcccatcaatagCTAAACCGATGCttgaacacatcatatttgttctcgtgattgccggagttttctaactattatatttctgattacccgagtccaagaagtagaatgaacccaaataggtgcctttgtggggccttaggtgtaggcattgaggcttcccatcagagttcattcttatacttagactctttagatcgctgaacggaatgaatccaaatagatgcctttgtggggctttaggtgtaggccttgaggctttccattagaatccattccatgctcaagcgttctatggtaatcatgatataatagaaggAAAACTAGAGAgtaggttgattacttgcgccccaagtaacttctgacttctcgtttatcaaggactgtcgtggatgggttaagtccacataaggttcttttttatgccttgaggccaaggacttttaactgatcagatttacatgcccgagggcttaggacttggatctggtttgaacactgacgatatattcaaatcggtttcaagtactgagaaagccttttaatagtcatattgctagaaataacttgcatataactggaagtatacaacatattgaaaagacaaaatcaaagcaaagaaggtcgggcaaggttaaaccttatcgggtaaggttgctcgtcttgcaggttcctatcattgtagttttgtcaaaggtctgaaagcttagagggagagagagagattacaaaaatgaatcgatactacagcaaggttgaacaaggtagcagagctattacaaagggttgaaGAGAGGGTTATCCTGAGAGGGATGAAGGTTTGTCCCGAAGgggatgaaggctgactacagctttgttttgaaggcaaatctggctttgggcagagtttgtgcttgcatttgtttgtttgattgagtgtccttattcctggtttttctttcttcttatatagacaactcggcttggtcTTCTGTAGCagcagctttgcccgaatgtGGCTTgcgggtgatgactcatcagctttattacatgtaatgccaccataaagtgctttatgggctgtgtaactgatcagtctacaccacttggcctttgggtaggtaagcaaatggtcttcatgagctgcaccaagtcagaaaaggcatTTTCCTGCCTTCTGGGTTTTGACTGGGTTCTAGCTATTTTTCCCTTTGGGCCTCCTTTCAGGCCAGCTCCttccttgagcccaaagttcaagtttttaTCCAAACAGAAACTATCAAACCCTTTTGTCATTTCCTTAGTTTATTCCCTTTTTATCGATTTTACCTATGCGATCGAATGCTTGTTTTTATGCCTTCTTCCAAATGTTTTCGAGTCCATGTTTAAACAGACAATATATTGTCATTAAGTATCTGTCACTGATTAACCTATAGAAAGTTATTACaaaaccaaataattaattaaatcaaagGCAAGTATGGAAAGGAGAAAATGTAGGAAGGATTGATGGTATGATTTGTGGTATATGTTATGTAGAATAATATTTGTGTCCTCCTCGTAACGTGTATGCATGTATATTATATAAACATGGCGTCTGGCCATGTATTTACTAATTATTATATCAATACAATTATTAAAAACTTGGACaaagaaattcaattttttttttcctaaatttgaattttcaaattatttgacAATGAAATTTTTTGTCATACACAATGTCTTATTATAGGCATTGAAAAAATTCCTACTAACATAAGATAAgaagaatttgaaaatttatcTCCAAGAAACTTATTAAGAAATTCCAATCTGGTATATTTAATAGAATGACCACTGCATTTGTAATTTGAGTCGAGGTCAcaattttggagaaaatgacCAAAGataattcatttgttttttGAAGAGTTTTTTTAGTATGACCATCACAATATTGTCACTGATGTCACTAGTTCATAACATTTATTTGCCCGCCGCAAATTGCAATTTAGTTGATATTTTTCGTGATGATCCACAGctgatttgatttttaattgaaGACCAAAATCCCAACCATTCAATATTGTATTATGATTGTGGCTATAGATATGACTATTAAGATTAAATAACAGTGGCATGCAAACTACTTTTGCTTATGCGAATGCATGCATGTTCTCATGATGATCCTAGTTGATTCCTTAATGAAGGGTTCTCATTCAAAGTGGTCGGCCATATGACTAGACATCATTTGGACTAAGAAATTCCTAAGAAAAAACACACAGAAGCTTTTCTTTTCTATAAAGAGAGAGAATAAACAAAGCTGATTTCACCAAAAACAGAGACAATTGAAAGGAATGTAGcagaaataatataaattgtCACATTGAGATTGCTTGTGGGTAAAGTAAAATATATGCCAATCATTTAGGGTCTGTTTCGTACtttacttgaatccaactttttaaatgtaaaaatattacaagttttaggtcttaaaaacttgtttgataaGACTATTTTCATAGACTGAAATCAAgactaaaaaggtcgtacccagtgcacaaagctcccgctttacgcagggtctgggagatgtgaatgtcggctagccttacccccatttatggagaggctgctcccaagtctcgaacccgagacctaccactcatgggcgaaggcatttgccatcgcaccaagtgcgacctcttaaaaaaaaaacatattctctaaaaacatattctctaaaaacaccaaaagtgaaattttaaagtttttaaacttaaattcattctctctctctctctctctcttcatttttgctctcttcattctctctgTCGTCCTTCTCTCTATCTCCTTCGATcctctattttctttctttctcttccgatcatctttttttttctttcctcccctttcctctttctccctctccagAGACTCCCTTTCTTAAaaactcattctctctctctctctctctctttctcttcattTTTGCTCTCTTCATTCTGTCTCTCCTCCTTCTCTCCATCTCCTTTGATcctctattttctttctttctcttccgatcatctcttttttctttcctcccctttcctctttctccctctccagAGACTCCCTTTCTTTGGATCTtttgtccagtttaagttttaagatttaaaagcaattttaaatctcataccaaacaagtttttaaatcttaaaaataAATGGTTTCAAGAGATGTTCTTAAGAAACGTTCTTAACAattattttgagaaatgataaaaaaaaaattaataagatacCAAACAAGACCTTAGTATTCTAAACTTATTCTAAACCCAAAGAGTTGACCAAAAGCATATAAGATCTTCatatatttgaagaaaaaaaagcccGTAAATCAACTTGTATTACATCACGTGGTTTTTCACTCATCTTTCAAATACACTGATGGACTTTAATTAGGGTGGTGTAGTGTACAAACCTCTGTTGAGTTTTTTAAGTGAtagaaatttttaaattttatgaatTCGCATAGACTTTTTAATGACTAATTTATTAATAAGCATTATTACTTTTAAGTTTTTACTATTGAAATGGTGATGATGACTATGACAAAGTAGCCTTATGAGGTGGTGGAATGATGGTGGTGGAAGTGTCACTTGGTAATTGTTAACAGGATGGTGATAGTAAATCTAGTGTCTTTAGTGGTGACGATAATAATAATAGTAGGGTGGTGATTGTGATGCTGTGTTATTGGGTGATGGAGAAGTAGGGATGAGGGCGGTGGTGATGATGATGTCGTTGGTGGTCATAGTAGATTTGGTGATGGTGCTCGTGGAAGTGAGTGTGGTGGTGACCATGGTGACAATAGTGGTTGTGGGGGTGGAGGAGTGGTCATGTTAAGGTGAAGGTGGCGACATGGTGGTGGAAGTGGTAATAATTATAGTAATTGCATTATTGTCGGTGGAAGAGTTACCATTATAGAATTGAGAAACAATGAAATCCTTCAAAATTTTAGGGGGAAATTTTGGCTTTAATGTGACAAAAAATTTATCATAAAAGCACTAAAAGTTCATCAAAATCCATgactttttaaaatcctttaaaagaATGAAATTTTGAATACACCTCGATTTTTTGTAGACTCACTAAAAGTCATAACTGAATACCACAAGAATTTTGTAAAACTTTTTACAAGTCATAAAAAGTCTTTGTTCAAAACCAGATCAACTTTTTTGCACCCAAAATAGGTGTGGCCTTTCTATGGACCCAATAAGTGTTTGGCACATATTAAatttatgaaaacaaaattaagaaaagttaagaTAATACATACATGTCAATGACTTATTGTGGCCACAGAGAGACCTCACCTATTGTGGGTACAAAAGATTTGGTTCTCATTAAAAATTTGGTGACTTTTACTGACTCATTAAAAGTCTATATTGAATACATTTGGATTTTAAAGTCAAGCGAAGTCTATGACCaaacttcatatatatatatataaatgttaaggagactctctcAGAGTGAGACTCTCTATGGACTCTCTGCCACCTCACACTTTAACATCTTAATTCTCCTACCAAcattaaaaaataaggaaaatgaatgaaaaatgcttgaaaactttgagttttaacgataaagacaaaatgaagagtaaagtgaatagtaccatgattgactttttagtgtaaaaatgtggttttttgttaaagttaacAGTACCAGGGGTTTTTCCTTAAAATTCCCTATAAAATATGATGTCAAAAACATGAGATGACAGCGAGTTCATAGAGAGTTCcacttttgagagagtttcTTTAGCATTTCTCTCATACATAATACACCCCTAGATATATTCAGGTTAAAATCTAAGAAGAATCTTATTTTTAAGCcctaaaattataaattataaaaaataaaaaataaaaacctaattTTCATGAAAGAATGTTGCAATAATATCCCTTCTTCATTCATAGTTTAGAAGATTAATGCAAATGAAAAATCTCTTTGTGAATCATATAATAGCATTTAACACTTGGCAGTTCAAGTCTATATCTATGTGCAATGCAGGTCCACAACTTTCTCTTCCAAATTTTTGAAAATACTTTGCTCATTTTCTATGAGTCTTTTGATCTAGTTTGCAGATAATTCACAGTTTAACACGTACATAAACGTTTCTTTTGTATTTTCCATCAGTTAGTTTTGCTTATATGTCATATTGTGACTTGCATGTAACAATGAATTATTCCTTACAATAAGGGAGACGAGCAGTGTTCTTATTTTCTTTCACCCTTCGAACTGGAATTGCACAAAGAATACTTGCATTGCAAAGAGTATTATGTATTTAGGCATTAGGTAGGTGCATCTATTAGGTATGATCTATACAGGTGACAGATCCATCCATATATAAGTACAAATTGACAACTAAAACTTATGACCTTTCATAAACAAGCAGTTTAAATGGAGGGAAAGAGAGACATTTATCTAACCATACTTTTCATCATCATCTGTACAATGAAACCAACACAGGCTTGGGAGGGCTGATCAGCCGGTTTCTGAATCTTCGTCCTCGGGCAACACAACTACCTTAGACAAACCAACTGAACCTGGAACTACTTCCAGCCCATGATACTGCTGCATAACCAAGACCGACGCTGTAGTTGTGAAATCCGGAGAGGTTAACAAGATACCTACAGGCCCCAGCTCCGGACAGTCTCCCTTCAGATTCAAGGCAGCAGCTACTTGACCATCAGGCCTTCGACCAACCAGAAATAGATTGCATCGGTTAAACTCACGAATCAAATCAGTAGTTTCTGCAGCATTTCTCACTGCCCTCTCCTCATATTTGATTGAGCTGTTATTTGAAATCTTCTGCTTCAATTCAGCGAGAAACATCTCAGTCGCTGACCCTGCTGAAGTGTTGGAGCCCTCGTTTATATCCACTTGGACTATTTCCCCCTGAAGTTCAGGACTTGCTAAGAAGTGGACAACAGTTAAACTGTTACCCGGGTGCTCAGCCATTCGCATTCCATAAGCAAGGGCCTCACGATCATCACTACCCCCGAAGAATAGGACAACTATGCTTGAAGAAACATTGCTGGCAGATACATGGGTGCTTCCACCAAGGCCACGGTCCACCATGATCCCAACTGAGCATGGAGCATGCTCAAGAACCCTACGATTGACCCCTCTGTATTCAGTTCGAGTTGTCTCCAATACCCCATCCAACCTCTGGTGCTTGTGGAATGGGAGAATAATAATTGCTGCCCCTTTCCTTTCAGCCATTGCACAAATGTCCTCATGCATGCTAGAAACGGAAGAGATTGCTATCATTGGACGGATAGCCACTCGACTCAGCTGCTCAAACGTTTCAAAAGCCACAACTACTTGATGATTATCTGAATCCTTCACCTTGTTCCAAAACGGTAGACCATTTCTTCTTGCCTTGTGAACCATCAGAATCGCAGAAGATCTCTCGTTAAGCTCCATAAGATGCATTGCATAGACACAAAGACGTTCCTTCTTTTCAGTCCCACGAGAAGCCTCAATGAGATTAATCATTGTGGGGAGGTTCCTTGTACCGTGGAAACAGGTCAAAACCCGGAGCTCAGTGTTTGGATCTTTCCTTTCAATAGTTCTGTACTTGTAATCAGATATACTCTTTCTTTTAGCTGGCTTGTATACTGCCATTACTACAGGCGTCGTAATGAAGGTTGTAAAGATAGCCATGAGAACCATGATTGCAAATGTTTGATCATTCAAA of Malus sylvestris chromosome 6, drMalSylv7.2, whole genome shotgun sequence contains these proteins:
- the LOC126625917 gene encoding cation/H(+) antiporter 18-like → MATNTTVASACPTPMTATSNGVFQGDNPLDFALPLAILQICLVVALTRILAYLLRPLRQPRVIAEIVGGILLGPSALGRNKDYLEAIFPNRSLTVLDTLANLGLLFFLFLVGLELDPKSLRRTGKKALCIALAGITLPFVLGIGTSFALKGTISKGVDGPPFLVFMGVALSITAFPVLARILAELKLLTTDIGRMAMSAAAVNDVAAWILLALAISLSSTGRSPLVSLWVLLCGCAFVLSCVFFIRPIFKWMAQRCPEGEPVEELYVCATLVAVLAAGFVTDTIGIHALFGAFVLGIIVPKEGPFAGALVEKVEDLISGLFLPLYFVSSGLKTDIATIRGAQSWGLLVLVISTACFGKIIGTVAVSLLCRVPFQEALALGFLMNTKGLVELIVLNIGRDRKVLNDQTFAIMVLMAIFTTFITTPVVMAVYKPAKRKSISDYKYRTIERKDPNTELRVLTCFHGTRNLPTMINLIEASRGTEKKERLCVYAMHLMELNERSSAILMVHKARRNGLPFWNKVKDSDNHQVVVAFETFEQLSRVAIRPMIAISSVSSMHEDICAMAERKGAAIIILPFHKHQRLDGVLETTRTEYRGVNRRVLEHAPCSVGIMVDRGLGGSTHVSASNVSSSIVVLFFGGSDDREALAYGMRMAEHPGNSLTVVHFLASPELQGEIVQVDINEGSNTSAGSATEMFLAELKQKISNNSSIKYEERAVRNAAETTDLIREFNRCNLFLVGRRPDGQVAAALNLKGDCPELGPVGILLTSPDFTTTASVLVMQQYHGLEVVPGSVGLSKVVVLPEDEDSETG